From the Leptotrichia sp. oral taxon 221 genome, one window contains:
- a CDS encoding AAA family ATPase, whose protein sequence is MGKKAIPIGIENFEDIIKDNYYYVDKSILIEDILVNRAAVTLFTRPRRFGKTLNMSMIKYFFDVRNKDENRKLFEGLKIFGSEYMREQGKYPVIFVSLKDLRADTWEDTFENLKSFISDLYAEFEDMREIMNKRDKIKFDKIFYEEEKGDYETALKLLSNYIYKYYGKKVIILIDEYDAPIINAFDKGYYNEAINFFQVFYSSALKTNDSLKYGILTGITRIIKEGIFSGLNNLKVDTILNKKYSEYFGLLENEVIKMLDYFEMKYKIEEVKEWYNGYIFGDKRVYNPWSIINYVDNGEIKAYWANVSGNTLLENMLDQAGEDVYTDLKRFTDGESIEKYISDGTTIKSLLSNDDEIWQLFLYSGYLTKAKEQIEIDETLEYTNIYNLKIPNKEIRKYFGNMFLNRFFGTELKTSILIKALENRDIKKFEKTLGEIMVNMLSHFDLDSEMEKIYQVFMIGLVGFLMGKYEIISNNESGYGRYDLAMIPIKSNEKAYLMEFKISKTENRMTLKAEEALKQIDEKKYDTRLKARGIKNILKIGIAFYGKKVKVFSK, encoded by the coding sequence ATGGGAAAAAAAGCAATACCAATAGGAATTGAAAATTTTGAAGATATAATAAAAGATAATTATTATTATGTAGATAAGTCAATATTAATAGAAGATATTCTTGTAAATAGAGCTGCTGTGACACTTTTTACAAGACCGAGAAGATTTGGAAAAACGCTTAATATGTCGATGATTAAGTATTTTTTTGATGTAAGAAATAAAGATGAGAATAGGAAACTTTTTGAAGGATTGAAAATATTTGGCAGCGAATATATGAGAGAGCAAGGGAAATATCCTGTTATTTTTGTTTCGTTGAAGGATTTAAGGGCGGATACTTGGGAAGATACTTTTGAAAATTTAAAATCTTTTATTTCTGATTTGTATGCTGAATTTGAAGATATGAGAGAAATAATGAATAAGCGAGATAAAATAAAATTTGATAAAATATTTTATGAAGAGGAAAAAGGTGATTATGAAACTGCTTTAAAATTATTATCAAATTATATTTATAAGTATTATGGAAAAAAAGTAATAATTTTAATAGACGAATATGATGCACCAATAATTAATGCTTTTGATAAAGGTTATTACAATGAAGCAATAAATTTTTTTCAAGTATTTTATAGCTCGGCATTAAAAACTAATGATTCTTTGAAATATGGGATTTTGACTGGGATAACTCGGATTATAAAGGAAGGGATTTTTTCTGGATTAAATAATTTGAAGGTAGATACTATTTTAAATAAAAAATATTCAGAGTATTTTGGACTTCTTGAAAACGAAGTAATTAAAATGCTTGATTATTTTGAAATGAAATATAAAATTGAAGAAGTTAAAGAATGGTATAATGGATATATTTTTGGAGATAAAAGAGTTTATAATCCTTGGTCAATCATAAATTATGTCGATAATGGAGAAATAAAAGCATATTGGGCAAATGTTTCTGGAAATACACTTTTAGAAAATATGTTAGATCAAGCGGGAGAAGATGTTTATACAGATTTAAAGCGATTTACTGATGGAGAAAGTATTGAAAAGTATATTTCAGATGGGACAACGATAAAAAGTCTTCTGAGTAATGATGATGAAATATGGCAATTGTTTTTGTATAGCGGATATTTGACGAAGGCGAAAGAGCAAATTGAAATTGATGAAACTTTAGAATATACAAATATTTATAATTTAAAAATTCCGAATAAGGAAATTAGAAAATATTTTGGAAATATGTTTTTAAATAGATTTTTTGGAACAGAATTGAAAACAAGTATTTTGATAAAAGCATTGGAAAATAGAGATATTAAGAAATTTGAAAAGACATTAGGTGAAATAATGGTAAATATGCTTAGTCATTTTGATTTGGATAGTGAAATGGAGAAAATTTATCAAGTGTTTATGATAGGTCTTGTAGGATTTTTGATGGGAAAATATGAGATTATTTCAAATAATGAGAGTGGATATGGAAGATATGATCTTGCAATGATTCCGATAAAAAGTAATGAAAAAGCATATTTGATGGAATTTAAAATTTCTAAAACGGAAAATAGGATGACTTTAAAGGCAGAAGAAGCTCTAAAACAGATTGATGAGAAAAAATATGACACGAGATTAAAGGCTAGAGGAATAAAAAATATTTTAAAGATTGGAATAGCATTTTATGGAAAGAAAGTGAAAGTTTTTAGTAAATAA
- a CDS encoding phosphopentomutase → MKKIERITIIVLDSVGAGELPDANLFDDCGSNTLGNMAKAHGGMSLPNMGKLGLGNITEIEGTPAVESAEGAYGRAIEVSHGKDSTTGHWEIAGVSLERPFPNYQNGFSDEVIKEFEEKTGRKAMLNKPISGTVAIDQYGEEQIKTGNWIVYGSADPVFQIAANEEIIPLEELYKACEIALEICNEKSPVARVIARPYVGKKVGEFKRTANRHDFSIDPPKETMLERLEKAGLDVVGIGKTSDLFNGKGITDNRKANQDNLDGIKKTIVALKEDTKGLIFTNLVDFDAVYGHRRNVEGYVNALIEFDNWLPEIEKNLKDDEILIITADHGNDPTYKGTDHTREYIPILIYGKNVKKNVNIGTRKTFADIAATVEEILLGTEKEGSFAKEILED, encoded by the coding sequence ATGAAAAAGATAGAAAGAATAACAATAATAGTTTTAGATAGTGTTGGAGCAGGAGAATTGCCTGATGCGAATTTGTTTGATGACTGTGGGTCAAATACTTTAGGGAATATGGCGAAAGCTCATGGTGGAATGAGTTTGCCTAATATGGGTAAATTAGGACTTGGAAATATTACTGAGATTGAAGGGACTCCAGCTGTGGAAAGTGCTGAAGGGGCCTATGGAAGAGCGATTGAGGTGTCGCATGGGAAAGATTCTACGACTGGACATTGGGAAATTGCTGGTGTGTCATTGGAAAGACCGTTTCCAAACTATCAAAATGGATTTTCAGATGAAGTTATAAAGGAATTTGAAGAAAAAACTGGAAGAAAAGCTATGTTGAATAAGCCAATTTCAGGGACTGTAGCGATTGACCAATATGGAGAAGAACAAATTAAAACTGGAAATTGGATAGTTTACGGTTCGGCAGATCCTGTGTTTCAAATTGCTGCGAATGAAGAAATTATACCATTAGAAGAACTTTACAAAGCGTGTGAAATTGCACTTGAAATTTGTAATGAAAAATCGCCTGTGGCAAGGGTAATTGCAAGACCTTATGTTGGTAAAAAAGTTGGAGAATTTAAAAGAACTGCAAACAGACACGACTTTTCGATTGATCCGCCAAAAGAAACAATGCTTGAAAGATTGGAAAAAGCTGGACTTGATGTAGTTGGAATTGGAAAAACGAGCGACTTGTTCAATGGAAAAGGAATTACAGACAATAGAAAAGCTAATCAAGATAATTTAGATGGAATTAAGAAAACAATTGTGGCATTGAAAGAAGACACAAAAGGTTTAATTTTTACTAACTTGGTTGACTTTGATGCAGTTTATGGGCATAGAAGAAATGTGGAAGGTTATGTGAATGCTTTGATTGAATTTGACAATTGGTTGCCTGAAATCGAAAAGAACTTGAAAGATGATGAAATCTTGATTATCACTGCCGATCACGGAAATGACCCTACTTATAAAGGAACTGACCACACAAGAGAGTACATTCCAATATTGATTTACGGAAAAAATGTTAAAAAGAATGTAAATATTGGAACTAGAAAAACTTTTGCTGATATTGCGGCAACTGTTGAGGAAATTTTATTGGGGACTGAAAAAGAAGGAAGTTTTGCAAAAGAGATTTTGGAAGACTAG
- a CDS encoding endonuclease/exonuclease/phosphatase family protein, producing MEFRIITYNIFGARLTNGRELARSLKKYNPDFIGLQEVDRNTKRSKFRDVLQEMAQELGYHYYYFQKTMDFDKGEFGIAFISKYDVKNIYIHQLPGKSKEKRQVLAARLNTSKFKKKILVVNTHLDNSLDNKNEELDDLFTAIEEFKGDVKFLCGDFNLLPTTEYYAKIRKDWNDSYFQGRDFENKKNSENRELEMPRIDYVMAKKGTDYKVKKSFYINDDSRDWTKLSDHLPYMAIFEVE from the coding sequence ATGGAATTTAGAATTATAACATACAATATTTTTGGAGCAAGGCTTACCAATGGAAGGGAACTTGCTCGGAGCTTAAAAAAGTATAATCCAGATTTTATCGGACTTCAGGAAGTTGATAGAAATACAAAAAGAAGTAAATTTCGGGATGTTTTACAGGAAATGGCACAGGAATTGGGTTATCATTATTATTATTTTCAGAAAACGATGGATTTTGATAAAGGTGAGTTTGGAATTGCGTTTATTTCAAAGTATGATGTGAAAAATATTTATATTCATCAACTACCTGGTAAAAGCAAAGAAAAAAGGCAAGTTTTGGCAGCTAGATTGAATACTTCAAAATTTAAAAAGAAAATTTTAGTTGTGAATACACATCTTGATAACAGTTTGGACAATAAAAATGAGGAATTGGATGATTTGTTTACTGCAATTGAGGAATTTAAGGGCGATGTGAAGTTTTTGTGTGGAGATTTTAATCTTTTGCCAACGACAGAATATTATGCGAAAATTAGGAAAGATTGGAATGACAGCTATTTTCAAGGTAGAGATTTTGAAAATAAGAAAAACTCAGAAAATAGGGAGCTTGAAATGCCTAGAATTGATTATGTAATGGCAAAAAAAGGGACAGATTACAAAGTAAAAAAGAGTTTTTATATTAACGATGATTCAAGGGATTGGACTAAATTGTCGGATCATTTGCCGTATATGGCGATTTTTGAGGTGGAGTAA
- a CDS encoding DKNYY domain-containing protein has product MKKNILKVLLFLVLANVGFGDAAQILGDYYSIDKGKVYYESKILKGANPKTAELIGFSLLKDDKNVYYRGKKIKDVKIKNFEKLGQNYWKNDNKIYYRDEKIENADIMSFKVLNEDYAKDKNHIYRGSEAIDSSLSGKIKDPETFEFLPNGIIYGILYGKDKYNVYYIKNKMLNCFDSSYFIYEVKRINKDKVEVLNDWFIKDDKNIYFEGEILEGVDYNTFEVLPNGEGKDKNRSYEYLTKDEWKWF; this is encoded by the coding sequence GTGAAGAAAAATATCTTAAAAGTATTGTTATTTCTAGTTTTGGCAAATGTGGGATTTGGAGATGCTGCTCAAATTTTAGGAGATTATTATTCGATAGATAAAGGTAAGGTTTATTATGAAAGTAAAATTTTAAAAGGAGCAAATCCGAAAACTGCTGAGTTGATAGGATTTTCTCTTTTAAAAGATGATAAGAATGTTTATTATAGGGGTAAAAAAATAAAAGATGTAAAAATTAAAAATTTTGAAAAATTAGGGCAGAATTATTGGAAAAATGATAATAAAATTTATTATCGGGATGAAAAAATAGAAAATGCTGATATTATGAGTTTTAAAGTTTTAAATGAAGATTATGCGAAAGATAAAAATCATATTTATAGAGGAAGTGAAGCAATAGATTCTTCATTATCTGGAAAAATTAAAGATCCTGAAACATTTGAATTTTTGCCAAATGGAATAATATACGGTATATTGTATGGAAAAGATAAATACAATGTATATTATATAAAAAATAAAATGTTAAACTGTTTTGATTCATCCTATTTTATTTATGAAGTAAAAAGAATTAATAAAGATAAAGTAGAAGTTCTGAATGATTGGTTTATAAAAGATGATAAAAATATTTATTTTGAGGGAGAAATTTTAGAAGGTGTAGATTATAATACATTTGAAGTGCTTCCAAATGGAGAAGGAAAAGATAAAAATCGAAGTTATGAATATTTGACTAAAGATGAATGGAAATGGTTTTAA
- a CDS encoding DNA-3-methyladenine glycosylase, producing the protein MTFKEIEKFYKKDTITVAKELLGKILILKNENEIFAGYIVETEAYLGEFDRAAHGYGKKRTPKVEALFEKAGTVYIHSIHSHKMLNIVTCEKENPQSVLIRAIEPILNVKRMEENRGKSGILVSNGPGKFTKAFGIDDRFYKTEIQIVEKNMFEIENFSEKLENKNFKIKYDISKINEKYLYLDFENAKIPKKIGTSSRIGVPNKGVWTEKKLRFFVEGNRFVSGMRKADMKDDVWE; encoded by the coding sequence ATGACTTTTAAAGAAATAGAGAAATTTTACAAGAAAGACACGATTACGGTAGCAAAGGAGTTACTTGGGAAAATTTTGATTTTAAAGAATGAAAATGAGATATTTGCTGGATACATTGTTGAAACAGAGGCGTATTTGGGTGAATTTGACAGAGCGGCTCACGGTTACGGGAAAAAACGGACTCCAAAAGTAGAAGCGTTATTTGAAAAGGCTGGAACTGTTTATATTCACTCGATACACTCTCATAAAATGCTAAATATTGTGACTTGTGAAAAAGAAAATCCGCAAAGTGTATTAATTAGAGCAATAGAGCCAATTTTGAATGTCAAAAGAATGGAAGAAAATCGTGGAAAAAGTGGAATTTTAGTAAGTAATGGTCCAGGAAAATTTACAAAGGCGTTTGGAATTGACGATAGATTCTACAAGACGGAAATTCAGATTGTTGAGAAAAATATGTTTGAAATTGAAAATTTTTCTGAAAAATTAGAGAATAAAAATTTTAAAATTAAATATGATATTTCTAAAATAAATGAGAAATATTTGTATCTTGATTTTGAAAATGCTAAAATTCCTAAGAAAATAGGTACTTCTTCGAGAATTGGAGTTCCGAATAAAGGTGTTTGGACTGAGAAAAAATTGCGATTTTTTGTGGAAGGAAATAGGTTTGTTTCAGGGATGAGGAAAGCGGATATGAAAGATGATGTTTGGGAGTGA
- a CDS encoding SH3 domain-containing protein, which produces MKIKNYLFFVFLLLISVISFGRNTNAQEILLTDNGVILNLRGIFKMDWDKSDPNVPCFATGYGEMLFYPENKDIVNGKPLVLRFRNFDYNNPDMNVDYEKEASKEEKIITETLKKNFPEEYQKMQKIRKGKFEVPATVKIKKVLPYTECDFTTVYAYATELKRVDGAKSKITEIKTKKSKDSEEEFSDPNEPFDLKKYEVSSKDGYANLREKPTTNSKIISKMDNGTVVKYITKYGDWYYVFDVEYPDESNKLSKTKEYRGFIHKSQLKKYVD; this is translated from the coding sequence ATGAAAATTAAAAATTATTTATTTTTTGTGTTTTTGCTATTGATTTCTGTAATTAGTTTTGGAAGAAATACTAATGCTCAAGAAATTTTATTGACTGATAACGGTGTAATTTTGAATTTAAGAGGGATTTTTAAGATGGATTGGGATAAAAGTGATCCAAATGTTCCTTGTTTTGCGACAGGATATGGTGAAATGCTATTTTATCCTGAAAATAAGGATATTGTGAATGGGAAACCGTTAGTTTTGAGGTTTAGAAATTTTGACTATAATAATCCAGATATGAATGTGGATTATGAAAAAGAAGCGTCTAAGGAAGAGAAAATTATTACTGAAACATTGAAGAAAAATTTTCCAGAAGAATATCAAAAAATGCAAAAAATTCGTAAAGGGAAATTTGAAGTTCCAGCGACAGTTAAGATAAAAAAAGTTTTGCCGTATACAGAATGTGATTTTACGACTGTTTATGCTTATGCTACAGAATTAAAGAGAGTTGATGGTGCGAAATCGAAAATTACTGAAATAAAAACGAAAAAATCGAAGGATTCTGAAGAAGAATTTTCAGATCCGAATGAACCTTTTGATTTAAAAAAATATGAAGTGAGTTCAAAGGATGGATATGCGAATTTGCGTGAAAAACCGACAACAAACTCGAAAATTATTTCAAAAATGGATAACGGAACTGTTGTGAAATATATTACAAAATATGGCGACTGGTATTATGTTTTTGATGTTGAGTATCCTGATGAAAGTAATAAACTCTCAAAAACAAAGGAATATCGAGGTTTTATCCATAAAAGCCAGTTGAAAAAATATGTTGATTAA
- the deoC gene encoding deoxyribose-phosphate aldolase has translation MKISKFIDHTILKASATREDIKKLCDEAREYGFYSVCVNGANVEYAFSQVKDSDVKVAAVVGFPLGAMATDVKVFEAKKAIEEGASEIDMVINVGALKDKDYELVENEIRRIKEAIGKNVLKVIIETCYLTDEEKVKACELAVNANADFVKTSTGFGTGGATFEDVELMKKTVGDKAKVKASGGVRDFETAKKYIELGAERLGTSSGIAIVTGAENKSSGY, from the coding sequence ATGAAAATAAGCAAATTTATTGATCACACAATTTTGAAGGCGAGTGCTACGAGAGAAGATATAAAAAAATTATGCGATGAAGCGAGGGAATATGGATTTTATTCAGTTTGCGTGAATGGGGCAAATGTTGAGTATGCTTTTAGTCAAGTTAAGGATAGTGATGTAAAGGTTGCAGCAGTAGTTGGGTTTCCTTTGGGGGCTATGGCGACGGATGTAAAGGTATTCGAGGCGAAAAAGGCGATTGAAGAAGGAGCTTCAGAAATTGACATGGTTATTAATGTTGGAGCATTGAAAGATAAGGATTATGAATTGGTGGAAAACGAAATTAGAAGAATTAAGGAAGCGATTGGAAAAAATGTCTTGAAAGTGATTATTGAAACTTGCTATTTGACTGATGAGGAAAAAGTGAAGGCGTGTGAATTGGCTGTTAATGCTAATGCTGATTTTGTGAAAACTTCGACAGGTTTTGGAACTGGAGGGGCTACATTTGAAGATGTGGAACTTATGAAAAAAACAGTTGGAGATAAGGCTAAGGTTAAGGCAAGCGGTGGAGTGAGAGACTTTGAGACTGCGAAAAAATATATTGAATTGGGTGCTGAAAGATTGGGAACAAGTTCTGGAATTGCGATTGTAACTGGGGCTGAAAACAAAAGTTCTGGATATTAA
- a CDS encoding CorA family divalent cation transporter, whose translation MIKRIDTKSGKTISYVYNLKDEDYRIVSERLEMDEEKIKNVIDEETFTPRISKSDWEIYKLYYPTVKKPVIDKEVTSYEINPIVICMREDRVVILDDDYFEDFYDFVEEYAELRDDVLEENRFFLNMLHKISQSLYKHVRLLIGEHDNIETVLREQQSNEKLISLSEVEQGFYVYNIAMRNLDYVVENLKEDKQFQQYEEYMTRILQEINFTLDLSSSYCEICKTTRETYSSYIGNNMNITMKVLAAATILITVPNMIFGFYGMNVKLPLQDTGFFALGIIFVIMVVLMVVLWKYLEDKVL comes from the coding sequence ATGATAAAAAGAATAGATACAAAAAGTGGGAAAACAATTTCGTATGTATATAATTTGAAAGATGAAGATTATAGAATCGTGTCTGAAAGATTAGAAATGGATGAAGAAAAGATAAAAAATGTAATTGATGAAGAAACTTTTACTCCGAGAATTTCAAAATCAGACTGGGAAATTTATAAATTGTATTATCCGACTGTGAAGAAACCTGTGATAGATAAAGAGGTTACATCTTACGAGATTAATCCAATTGTAATTTGTATGAGAGAGGATAGGGTTGTCATTTTAGATGATGACTATTTTGAAGATTTTTATGATTTTGTTGAAGAATATGCTGAATTGAGAGATGATGTTCTTGAGGAAAATCGTTTTTTTCTAAATATGCTTCATAAAATTTCTCAAAGTTTGTATAAACATGTACGACTTTTGATTGGTGAGCACGATAATATTGAAACAGTTTTAAGGGAACAGCAAAGCAATGAAAAATTGATTTCATTATCGGAAGTGGAGCAAGGCTTTTATGTTTACAATATTGCAATGAGAAACTTGGATTATGTCGTTGAGAATTTGAAAGAAGATAAACAATTTCAGCAATATGAAGAATATATGACAAGAATTTTACAGGAAATAAACTTTACACTTGATTTATCTTCATCATACTGTGAAATTTGTAAAACAACAAGGGAAACATACTCTTCATATATTGGAAATAATATGAATATTACAATGAAAGTTTTGGCAGCGGCGACAATACTAATCACAGTTCCAAATATGATTTTTGGATTTTACGGAATGAATGTGAAGTTACCGCTTCAAGACACAGGATTTTTTGCACTTGGAATAATTTTTGTGATAATGGTAGTTTTGATGGTTGTGTTGTGGAAGTACTTAGAAGATAAGGTTTTGTAA
- a CDS encoding thymidine phosphorylase, with product MRIVDLIEKKREKEELTKEEIKFLLNEYLVGNVPDYQMSAFLMATYFNDMTAGELLEFTMTMRDSGDMVEFDDVDKFLVDKHSTGGVGDKVTIVLAPILSALGMGTTKLSGKGLGHTGGTIDKFESIKGFKFSKTRDDVVKIANKTGIGLMGYSDKIVPLDKKIYALRDVTATVPSIPLIASSIMSKKLAIQSDVIILDVKVGDGAFMKDIDHAKELARRMIEIGTGAGRKVKVVLSNMDEPLGYSIGNANEIIESIEMLKGNAPEDLKEVVYTIAELALKAKGEITELSEGIEKIDDVINSGLALSKLREFITESGGNGDLVDDYSILPTAKNKMEVFSNKEGYVSKIKAEEVGKAAMIIGAGRATKEDEVDHAVGLKILKKVGDKIEKDEKIAEIYYNDVKNVEDSKNMILDAYVLQNEKVLEPKAILEIIE from the coding sequence ATGAGAATTGTAGATTTAATTGAGAAAAAGAGAGAGAAAGAGGAATTGACAAAAGAGGAAATAAAATTTTTATTGAATGAGTATTTGGTGGGGAATGTGCCAGATTATCAGATGTCAGCATTTTTGATGGCTACATATTTTAATGATATGACAGCTGGAGAATTGTTGGAATTTACGATGACGATGAGAGATTCTGGGGATATGGTTGAATTTGACGATGTTGATAAATTTTTGGTAGATAAACATAGTACAGGTGGGGTTGGAGATAAGGTTACGATTGTTTTGGCACCGATTTTGTCAGCACTTGGAATGGGAACTACGAAATTGTCTGGAAAAGGTTTGGGGCATACAGGTGGAACGATTGATAAATTTGAATCAATAAAAGGTTTTAAATTTTCTAAAACGAGAGATGATGTTGTGAAAATTGCGAATAAAACGGGGATTGGATTGATGGGATATAGTGATAAAATTGTGCCACTTGATAAGAAAATCTATGCTTTGAGAGATGTGACTGCAACTGTACCGAGCATTCCGTTAATTGCAAGTAGCATTATGAGTAAAAAATTGGCGATTCAGTCTGATGTGATAATTCTTGATGTAAAAGTTGGTGACGGAGCCTTTATGAAAGATATTGATCACGCAAAAGAATTGGCAAGAAGAATGATTGAAATTGGAACTGGAGCTGGAAGAAAAGTAAAAGTCGTTTTAAGTAATATGGACGAGCCATTGGGATATTCAATAGGAAATGCGAATGAAATTATTGAATCTATTGAAATGTTGAAAGGGAATGCACCTGAAGATTTGAAAGAGGTTGTTTACACGATAGCAGAACTTGCATTAAAGGCGAAAGGTGAAATTACAGAGTTGTCAGAAGGAATAGAAAAAATAGATGATGTGATAAATAGTGGATTGGCATTATCTAAATTGAGAGAATTTATTACTGAGAGTGGTGGAAACGGAGATTTGGTTGATGATTATTCAATTTTACCAACTGCTAAGAATAAAATGGAAGTATTTTCTAATAAAGAAGGATACGTTTCTAAAATAAAAGCAGAGGAAGTTGGAAAAGCTGCAATGATTATTGGAGCTGGAAGAGCTACAAAAGAAGATGAAGTTGACCATGCTGTTGGATTAAAGATTTTAAAAAAAGTTGGAGATAAAATAGAAAAAGATGAAAAAATCGCTGAAATTTATTACAATGATGTGAAAAATGTGGAAGATTCTAAAAATATGATTTTGGATGCGTATGTTCTTCAAAATGAAAAGGTTTTAGAGCCAAAAGCGATATTGGAAATAATTGAATAA
- a CDS encoding BMP family protein: MKRILTIFGLMATLMMFVVACGNKPAEGEQVKEGKTASETKNVKKNIAIVYSTGGKGDKSFNDSAFRGLQKAQKELGITFKEYEPKDPSSEAKDILMQYAESGEYDLIIGVGYTIKDSLTAVAQSFPDQKFAIIDDEIKLPNVVSLKYKEEEGSFLVGAVAAMMTKTGTIGFVGANESDLIKKFYDGYEQGAKYVKPDIKVLKVYIGGSNAFNDPASAKAKTETLIQQKADVLYHASGASGAGVFQAVKEKNVYGIGVDSDQDSLYPGTILTSMMKYVDNTVFDTIKSVVDGNFKAETKVFGIKENGVGTTNFEFTKDKIGEENIKKLEQIKQDIRDGKIVVKP, encoded by the coding sequence ATGAAAAGGATTTTAACAATTTTCGGTTTAATGGCTACATTAATGATGTTCGTTGTAGCTTGTGGAAATAAACCAGCAGAAGGAGAACAAGTTAAGGAAGGAAAAACAGCTTCTGAAACTAAAAATGTTAAGAAAAACATAGCAATTGTTTACTCAACTGGTGGTAAAGGAGATAAATCATTTAATGATTCTGCTTTTAGAGGATTACAAAAAGCACAAAAAGAATTGGGAATCACTTTTAAAGAGTATGAACCAAAAGATCCATCATCAGAAGCAAAAGACATTTTGATGCAATATGCTGAATCAGGAGAATATGATTTAATTATTGGTGTTGGATATACAATTAAAGATTCATTAACAGCTGTAGCACAATCTTTCCCAGATCAAAAATTTGCTATAATTGATGATGAAATTAAATTGCCAAATGTTGTTTCGTTGAAATATAAAGAAGAAGAAGGTTCATTCTTAGTAGGAGCAGTGGCAGCAATGATGACTAAAACTGGAACTATTGGATTCGTAGGTGCAAATGAATCGGACTTAATCAAAAAATTCTATGATGGATACGAACAAGGTGCAAAATACGTAAAACCTGATATAAAAGTATTAAAAGTTTATATCGGTGGAAGTAATGCATTCAACGATCCAGCATCTGCAAAAGCTAAAACAGAAACTTTAATTCAACAAAAAGCTGATGTACTTTATCACGCATCTGGAGCAAGTGGAGCAGGAGTATTCCAAGCTGTTAAAGAAAAAAATGTGTATGGTATAGGTGTAGATTCTGACCAAGATAGTTTATATCCTGGAACTATTTTAACTTCAATGATGAAATATGTAGATAACACAGTATTTGATACAATTAAAAGTGTAGTAGATGGAAACTTTAAAGCTGAAACAAAAGTGTTTGGTATAAAAGAAAATGGAGTTGGAACTACTAATTTTGAATTTACTAAAGATAAAATTGGAGAAGAAAATATTAAGAAATTAGAACAAATTAAACAAGATATTAGAGATGGAAAAATTGTAGTAAAACCATAA
- a CDS encoding molybdopterin-binding protein — MKAEILCVGTELLVGDILNTNSQYISEKLTSIGVDLYYQTTVGDNFQRVKDCLKVAFERVDLVITSGGLGPTIDDITKEVVADYFGEELEVNSKYYDKVVQKYAERGFGNDIASGGEKEASIIKGSRLLENEVGLAPGFFFEKEGKKIIVLPGPPREFTHMVDNEVLPLLKEYSDNTLLMRTLEIRGVPEGKIDDRLKDYFEMSNPTVAPYAKEKCVHVRVAMKGPVEKIPEIESKIDKIINEIKEIYPQATEVK, encoded by the coding sequence ATGAAAGCAGAAATTTTGTGCGTAGGAACTGAGTTATTAGTAGGAGATATTTTGAATACTAATTCTCAGTATATTTCAGAGAAACTTACGAGTATAGGAGTAGATTTATATTATCAGACTACAGTTGGCGATAATTTTCAGAGAGTGAAAGATTGTTTGAAAGTTGCGTTTGAGAGAGTGGATTTGGTAATAACTAGTGGTGGATTGGGACCAACTATTGATGACATAACAAAAGAAGTGGTTGCTGATTATTTTGGAGAGGAATTGGAGGTGAATTCTAAATATTACGATAAAGTTGTCCAAAAATATGCTGAAAGAGGTTTTGGAAATGATATTGCGAGTGGTGGAGAAAAAGAGGCTTCGATTATCAAAGGTTCAAGATTGCTTGAAAATGAGGTTGGATTGGCTCCAGGATTTTTCTTTGAAAAGGAAGGTAAAAAAATAATTGTGTTGCCTGGACCACCTAGGGAGTTTACACATATGGTTGATAATGAAGTTTTACCGTTGTTGAAGGAATATTCAGATAATACGCTTTTAATGAGAACGCTTGAAATTAGAGGTGTTCCTGAAGGGAAAATTGACGATAGATTGAAGGATTATTTTGAGATGTCTAATCCTACAGTTGCTCCATATGCGAAAGAAAAATGTGTACATGTGAGAGTGGCAATGAAAGGTCCTGTCGAAAAAATACCAGAAATTGAATCAAAAATAGATAAAATTATAAATGAGATAAAGGAAATTTACCCTCAAGCAACAGAAGTAAAATAA